The following proteins are encoded in a genomic region of Lujinxingia vulgaris:
- a CDS encoding PPC domain-containing protein, translating into MRVSRLFFVFYMCVGLLACGGEEPQLECSERAPCERGACTSENVCENASVCELPDDCLEGFNCIDGACTDAEAGLCEGVSCARGICDPASGQCVNDAACSSLTVETACLEAHLCVEGSCVSEGDFCADLGCERGACSVEERACVNAERCDGDDARCLAGFYCAEDDTCQPNVCDDEGVSCARGVCDPASGECVSASVCDDQTECLDGLWCVEGSCEAPDEACARCAGNTSCDVDDTSNEVICRENVLGCERSVDCLDGRVCRAGRCAPAEELSCVQDSYEPNDGTGEATDLNAAQAVDGEVRASVCEGDVDRFTYNVQGQGLIRGVAIFELRLAEEDLGAGQLDVRLLDPNGEEITRAQSDERGVLRLEKDVRAFELGVYTLEVRPAEGAPSSGLRYSLFGRFVEENIAAFCADAETIEPGIHPGDTTDAIQGIDAGECLDASSPAEAYRFVLERPGRVSLSVRSNSNAALGVVLREGCDSPTGALACALAEEVVAGETLQMTLREGVYHVIVQGETTVERGAYDLTLAIDDLSCTPGQSRCVGEDQAEVCLDDGTAYAPQSCEQGCSAQTGACVVSEGDRCSAAIDATDGFEGVVSWRDLTPDYDPGAASCLPGNLESRSTSQADAVYRVTLGPGQAVEGWLSSNIANTALYIMENCQQPASSCLAGADSRQAELNGRFEQSVVYVNSSAVERTVFVVADSGEAQIAEEAPLRILAGEVICEPGTTRCAGDMLEVCSPSGVAYLDERSCAFGCAEAQAPDQAARCAPMQNDVCKGAVALSDGTSFEGRISDYATGTGANACDEAVEGPGALFFADLQAEQVLDLHLDAQFEAAIEVATRCDDFAGSCQASQLNTFPGEQELRFVAPSSGRYFVRIGAQRAAAAGAFTLSASVLSPSCAPGELLGCISATELGYCDGFGQPQSYACAGGCNEGACAEPSGDICADARLIEVGEQVTGDFRGINALDLGTDPVGSCQLDASGAGPETIFAIDVPAGERLDVEVASENAFTLAYLMTNCELAATCQDGSGQGREHTLSYTAGSSDERVFVVVDRVIGAPSSSEFELTTSLQSPGCAMGPVACIDDATLGVCDASNFYEPYRCEGGCIDGACATPRGDICQDAIVLGDGESATGTWVGSDSINPTEGCAGVTGEAVGIDTLYAVDLQAGDVLRADLDTTANTALLYLVDDCAGTSSCLSAAAPDEDFLYHVAEEAGRVYLAVDRTVASPLTQSFELSVSIEPQVCTPGTQTCRPDGATLAYCNAYGIYDEYRCGVGCLDSACTFPSGESCWEPVPLAEGEVARGDLVGDSDFDLGDDPPAACIGGGYSRATPGADRFWEVNLRAGQTMTAYFESPSADATLYMLDDCRSPAGCRARSQTNGRRGELRWTAEDDETLVVALDRTSSFSSGTTPFTFYYTLESSPCAIGQLTCAGDDVLAYCDAQERRLRAIACESGCSDGACVVPGGDICQDAILIGANTSLSGDFTGTNHIDPPEEMAGQCDVGTNGTSGVDTIYAIDLQASQVLRASLTTSAYGETLSVLESCDRGANACLRFESGYDPSLEFVAPSTGRYFLVVDRTSTSSTTLAFGLEVEVLDPQCTPGQEQCSADGTQLERCAANGLWESHPCSGGCLDGRCTSPTGESCAEAVVLTSGQVVNASFGGSSDITPGSGEVGQCDFGFNTGGGPEGVYTVDLSAGEVLRAELSTTLTSALLYVLDDCYEASTCLNKLADAGPGTLYFQAPESGTYTLVVDSRFTTSTNDYTLAVDVQSPGSCQPGSTTCADNDQNLAVCNALGVYDYVACDGGCVGGACVNPTGDRCVDMIDATAGGTFSGGWAGTVDISTDASQVGLCDFENRPPRGRDTYYRVALEAGEVLRAKMTTTNASALLYLLESCGQIESCLFAEANPRDNELFFVAPEAMEAVLVVDTTSSWSSTSTYELTIATETPGCTYGARQCSADAGSVEYCNAYGVWESFACQGSCLGGFCEVPSGDICLDAIALNPGDEFTGEFVDFSPQIDPRDADCVYAQPIGGAGRDAVFALSLSAGDILEASVVSALSNISLYLLSDCQQSVDEACVVGRTRTSRESFYIPESGTYYLVVDTTSSWSTGAFTLRTEIVSGGGICQPGQPYCQPDGQTLAQCNDRGTQVDALVTCEYGCDRDRCASPPDEELNDTCNTAMIIDRSQRVSDTLTRFSDQLTLPSSSCTGLNSYGEDAFYAVPMEAGEVLRVSMEVASGSAMLYLLEDCADAEVSCQSASGMGTRNVVEYAADSARTVYVGVDTTFYSSVLYTLDFELGPAECVPGQNVCEDGDTLKVCDGLGRFEEQSCYFGCASGACLPPPNDTCVEAIDATEGISFVADLGAYTPLYSPEAASSCTGSEELGPEAVFSVDAQAYERIIVAMLSDQTDRSLWISQGCAIEGDGGGECVAGVRGSAAGEVQVIEFLAREPGRYFIYADAGAPAATGEFSVDIWVESPQCQASETICFDPQTLGVCNEERSGFVDYPCDGGCLDGACAAPRGDICEDRVPLSTSGTITGDLSTLTNTLNLAYPSCTGFDTPGPEALFEVTLEAGERMDAVARNMEGAQADLALYILEHCGDANSCLAGQDAFGPVDETLSFTAPEAGTYILVVDSYDAESAGAFELEATFF; encoded by the coding sequence ATGCGCGTCTCCCGTCTTTTTTTCGTCTTCTATATGTGTGTGGGGCTACTCGCCTGTGGTGGCGAGGAGCCGCAGCTGGAGTGCAGCGAGCGTGCCCCCTGTGAGCGGGGCGCCTGCACCTCCGAGAACGTCTGCGAAAACGCGTCAGTCTGCGAGCTGCCGGATGATTGCCTGGAGGGGTTCAACTGCATCGACGGCGCGTGCACCGACGCGGAGGCTGGGCTCTGCGAAGGGGTCAGCTGCGCGCGGGGCATCTGCGACCCGGCCAGCGGCCAGTGCGTCAACGACGCGGCGTGCAGCTCGCTGACCGTGGAGACGGCCTGCCTGGAGGCGCACCTCTGCGTGGAGGGAAGCTGCGTGAGCGAGGGGGACTTCTGCGCCGATCTGGGCTGTGAGCGTGGCGCGTGTTCGGTGGAGGAGCGCGCCTGCGTCAACGCCGAGCGCTGCGACGGCGACGACGCGCGCTGCCTCGCGGGCTTTTACTGCGCCGAGGACGACACCTGCCAGCCCAACGTCTGCGACGACGAAGGCGTAAGCTGCGCGCGCGGGGTCTGCGACCCGGCTTCTGGCGAGTGCGTCAGCGCTTCCGTCTGCGACGACCAGACGGAGTGCCTCGATGGCCTGTGGTGCGTCGAGGGCAGCTGCGAAGCCCCCGACGAGGCGTGTGCGCGCTGCGCGGGCAACACAAGCTGCGATGTCGACGACACGTCCAACGAAGTGATCTGCCGGGAGAATGTGCTCGGCTGCGAGCGCTCGGTGGACTGCCTCGACGGCCGGGTCTGCCGTGCCGGGCGTTGTGCCCCGGCCGAGGAGCTCAGCTGCGTTCAAGACAGCTATGAGCCCAACGACGGGACTGGCGAGGCCACCGACTTGAACGCCGCGCAGGCCGTCGATGGCGAGGTGCGCGCGTCGGTCTGCGAGGGCGACGTGGACCGCTTTACCTACAATGTGCAGGGCCAGGGGCTTATCCGCGGCGTGGCAATCTTTGAGCTTCGACTTGCGGAAGAGGACCTGGGCGCGGGCCAGCTCGACGTGCGCCTGCTCGATCCGAATGGCGAGGAGATCACCCGCGCGCAGAGCGACGAACGGGGCGTTTTGCGCCTGGAGAAAGACGTGCGCGCCTTTGAGCTCGGCGTCTACACCCTGGAGGTGCGCCCGGCCGAGGGTGCGCCCTCTTCCGGGCTTCGCTACAGCCTCTTCGGGCGTTTTGTCGAAGAGAATATCGCGGCGTTTTGCGCCGACGCCGAGACGATCGAGCCGGGGATTCACCCCGGCGACACCACCGACGCCATCCAGGGGATCGATGCCGGCGAATGCCTCGACGCGAGCTCGCCGGCCGAGGCCTACCGCTTTGTGCTGGAGCGTCCGGGGCGAGTGAGCCTGAGCGTGCGTTCGAACTCGAACGCGGCGCTGGGGGTGGTGTTGCGGGAGGGGTGCGACAGCCCGACCGGAGCGCTGGCGTGCGCGCTGGCGGAGGAGGTTGTGGCCGGAGAGACGCTGCAGATGACGCTTCGCGAAGGGGTCTACCACGTGATCGTCCAGGGGGAGACTACCGTTGAGCGCGGCGCTTACGACCTGACCCTGGCCATCGACGACTTGAGCTGCACCCCGGGCCAGAGCCGCTGCGTGGGTGAGGACCAGGCGGAGGTCTGTCTGGACGATGGCACGGCCTATGCGCCGCAGAGTTGCGAGCAGGGCTGCTCGGCTCAGACCGGTGCGTGTGTGGTCAGCGAGGGCGACCGCTGCTCGGCGGCCATCGACGCCACCGACGGGTTTGAAGGGGTGGTCAGCTGGCGCGATCTGACGCCGGACTACGATCCGGGCGCAGCGAGCTGCCTTCCCGGCAATCTCGAGTCCCGCTCGACCTCCCAGGCCGACGCGGTCTACCGCGTCACGCTCGGCCCCGGGCAGGCCGTCGAGGGGTGGCTGAGCAGCAACATCGCCAACACCGCCCTCTACATTATGGAGAACTGCCAGCAACCCGCCTCCAGCTGTCTGGCCGGCGCCGACAGCCGCCAGGCCGAACTTAACGGGCGTTTTGAACAGAGCGTCGTCTACGTCAACAGCTCGGCCGTCGAGCGCACCGTCTTTGTGGTGGCCGACAGCGGTGAGGCCCAGATCGCCGAAGAGGCCCCGCTGCGCATACTCGCCGGCGAGGTCATCTGCGAGCCGGGCACGACCCGCTGCGCCGGCGACATGCTGGAGGTCTGCAGCCCCTCGGGGGTGGCCTACCTCGATGAGCGCAGCTGCGCCTTCGGCTGCGCGGAGGCCCAGGCTCCGGACCAGGCGGCACGATGCGCTCCGATGCAGAATGACGTCTGTAAAGGGGCCGTGGCGCTCAGCGATGGCACGAGCTTTGAGGGACGCATCAGCGACTACGCCACGGGTACAGGCGCCAACGCGTGCGATGAGGCCGTCGAAGGCCCCGGCGCGCTCTTTTTCGCCGATCTGCAGGCCGAACAGGTGCTCGATCTGCACCTCGACGCGCAGTTTGAGGCGGCGATCGAAGTCGCCACGCGCTGCGATGATTTTGCAGGAAGTTGCCAGGCCTCCCAGCTCAACACGTTCCCCGGAGAGCAGGAGCTGCGCTTTGTGGCACCGAGCTCCGGCCGTTATTTCGTACGGATTGGCGCACAGCGGGCGGCGGCCGCCGGCGCGTTCACCTTAAGCGCCTCGGTGCTCTCCCCGAGCTGCGCTCCGGGCGAGCTTCTGGGCTGCATCAGCGCCACGGAACTCGGCTACTGCGACGGTTTTGGCCAGCCCCAGAGCTACGCCTGCGCCGGGGGCTGCAATGAGGGCGCGTGCGCGGAGCCCTCGGGCGATATCTGCGCCGACGCCCGCCTCATTGAGGTTGGCGAGCAGGTCACGGGCGACTTCCGCGGCATCAACGCGCTCGATCTGGGCACCGACCCGGTGGGCAGCTGCCAGCTCGACGCTTCGGGGGCCGGCCCGGAGACGATCTTCGCCATCGACGTGCCCGCCGGAGAGCGTCTGGACGTGGAGGTCGCCTCGGAAAACGCCTTTACTCTGGCCTACCTGATGACCAACTGCGAGCTTGCCGCGACCTGCCAGGATGGCAGCGGCCAGGGCCGTGAACACACCCTCTCGTACACCGCCGGCAGCAGCGATGAGCGCGTGTTTGTGGTGGTCGACCGGGTGATCGGCGCGCCGAGCTCCTCGGAGTTTGAGCTGACGACCTCGCTGCAGTCGCCGGGCTGCGCGATGGGCCCGGTGGCCTGCATCGACGACGCCACGCTCGGGGTCTGCGACGCCTCGAACTTCTATGAGCCCTACCGCTGCGAGGGGGGCTGCATCGACGGCGCGTGCGCAACGCCCAGGGGCGATATCTGCCAGGACGCGATCGTGCTCGGCGATGGCGAGTCGGCCACGGGCACCTGGGTGGGAAGCGACAGCATCAACCCCACCGAAGGATGCGCCGGCGTGACCGGTGAGGCGGTGGGCATCGATACCCTCTACGCCGTGGATCTGCAGGCCGGCGATGTGTTGCGCGCCGACCTGGATACAACGGCGAACACCGCCCTGCTCTACCTGGTCGACGATTGCGCCGGCACTTCAAGCTGCCTGAGCGCGGCGGCTCCCGACGAGGACTTTTTGTACCACGTGGCCGAGGAGGCCGGGCGCGTCTATCTGGCGGTGGACCGCACCGTGGCGAGCCCGCTGACACAATCCTTCGAGCTCTCGGTGAGCATTGAGCCGCAGGTTTGTACGCCCGGCACCCAGACCTGCCGCCCCGACGGGGCGACCCTGGCCTACTGCAACGCGTACGGCATCTACGACGAGTACCGCTGCGGGGTGGGATGCCTGGATAGCGCCTGCACCTTCCCCTCCGGAGAGTCGTGCTGGGAGCCGGTGCCCCTGGCCGAGGGAGAGGTCGCCCGTGGAGATCTGGTGGGCGATAGCGACTTCGATCTCGGCGATGATCCTCCCGCGGCGTGCATCGGAGGTGGGTATAGCCGGGCAACCCCGGGGGCGGACCGTTTCTGGGAGGTGAACCTTCGGGCAGGCCAGACGATGACGGCCTACTTTGAGAGCCCCTCGGCAGACGCCACCCTCTACATGCTCGATGACTGCCGCAGCCCGGCCGGCTGCCGTGCCCGCAGCCAGACCAATGGTCGGCGCGGCGAGTTGCGCTGGACGGCGGAGGATGACGAGACGCTGGTGGTGGCGCTGGATCGCACCTCCAGCTTCTCCAGCGGCACCACCCCCTTCACCTTCTACTACACCCTGGAGAGCAGCCCCTGCGCCATCGGCCAGCTCACCTGCGCCGGCGACGATGTGCTGGCCTACTGCGACGCACAGGAGCGCCGCCTGCGTGCCATCGCTTGCGAGAGCGGCTGCTCCGATGGGGCGTGTGTGGTACCCGGCGGGGACATCTGCCAGGACGCGATTCTGATAGGCGCCAACACATCGCTCAGCGGCGACTTCACCGGCACCAACCACATCGATCCCCCCGAGGAGATGGCCGGCCAATGCGACGTGGGAACGAACGGCACCTCGGGCGTTGATACGATCTACGCCATCGACCTGCAGGCCTCCCAGGTGCTTCGTGCCTCGCTCACCACGTCGGCCTACGGGGAGACCCTCTCGGTGCTGGAGAGCTGTGACCGTGGCGCCAACGCCTGCCTGCGCTTTGAGAGTGGCTACGACCCGAGCCTGGAGTTCGTGGCCCCCTCCACCGGTCGCTACTTCCTGGTGGTCGACCGCACCTCCACCTCCAGCACCACGCTTGCCTTTGGGCTTGAGGTCGAGGTGCTCGACCCGCAATGCACCCCGGGTCAGGAGCAGTGCTCAGCCGATGGCACTCAGCTTGAGCGCTGCGCGGCCAACGGGCTCTGGGAGAGCCACCCCTGCTCGGGGGGCTGCCTCGACGGGCGTTGCACCAGCCCCACTGGCGAGAGCTGCGCGGAGGCCGTGGTGCTCACCAGCGGACAGGTCGTGAACGCCTCGTTTGGCGGAAGCTCCGACATCACTCCGGGCAGTGGCGAGGTGGGCCAGTGCGACTTTGGCTTCAACACCGGCGGCGGGCCCGAGGGGGTCTATACGGTGGACTTGAGCGCTGGCGAGGTCTTGCGCGCCGAGCTCAGCACCACCCTGACCAGCGCGCTGCTCTATGTGCTCGACGACTGCTACGAGGCCTCAACCTGCCTGAACAAGCTGGCCGACGCCGGGCCGGGCACCCTCTACTTCCAGGCCCCGGAGAGCGGCACCTACACCCTGGTGGTCGACAGCCGCTTTACCACCAGCACCAACGACTACACCCTGGCCGTCGACGTGCAGTCGCCCGGGAGTTGCCAGCCGGGCAGCACCACCTGCGCCGACAACGACCAGAACCTGGCGGTGTGCAACGCGCTGGGCGTCTACGACTACGTGGCCTGTGATGGAGGCTGTGTGGGCGGCGCATGCGTTAACCCCACCGGCGACCGCTGCGTCGATATGATCGACGCCACCGCCGGCGGCACCTTCAGCGGCGGCTGGGCGGGCACCGTCGACATCAGCACCGATGCGAGTCAGGTGGGGCTCTGCGACTTTGAAAACCGCCCACCACGCGGTCGCGACACGTACTACCGCGTCGCGCTGGAAGCTGGTGAGGTCTTGCGGGCGAAGATGACCACCACCAACGCCTCCGCCCTGCTCTACCTCCTGGAGAGCTGCGGGCAGATCGAGAGCTGCCTCTTTGCCGAGGCGAACCCGCGCGACAACGAGCTCTTTTTTGTGGCTCCCGAGGCGATGGAGGCTGTGCTCGTGGTGGATACCACCAGCAGCTGGTCGAGCACCTCGACCTACGAGCTGACCATCGCCACCGAGACCCCCGGCTGCACCTACGGCGCTCGCCAGTGCAGCGCTGACGCAGGCTCGGTGGAGTACTGCAATGCCTATGGCGTGTGGGAGTCTTTTGCCTGCCAGGGAAGCTGCCTGGGCGGCTTCTGCGAGGTGCCCTCGGGCGATATCTGCCTGGACGCCATCGCGCTCAACCCCGGCGACGAATTTACTGGCGAGTTTGTCGACTTCAGCCCGCAGATCGACCCGCGCGACGCCGACTGCGTCTACGCGCAGCCCATCGGTGGCGCCGGTCGCGACGCCGTCTTTGCGCTGAGTTTGAGCGCCGGCGACATCCTGGAGGCCAGCGTGGTCAGCGCGCTGAGCAACATAAGCCTCTACCTGCTCAGTGACTGCCAGCAGTCGGTCGATGAGGCGTGTGTGGTCGGGCGCACGCGCACCTCTCGGGAGTCTTTCTATATCCCGGAGAGCGGCACCTACTACCTGGTGGTTGATACGACGAGCAGCTGGTCGACGGGGGCGTTCACGCTGCGCACCGAGATCGTAAGCGGCGGGGGCATCTGCCAGCCCGGCCAGCCCTACTGCCAGCCCGACGGCCAGACGCTTGCCCAATGCAACGATCGCGGCACCCAGGTCGACGCCCTGGTCACCTGTGAGTACGGATGCGACCGCGACCGCTGCGCGTCGCCGCCGGACGAAGAGCTCAACGATACCTGCAACACGGCGATGATCATCGATCGCTCCCAGCGCGTCAGCGACACCCTTACGCGCTTTAGCGATCAGCTCACCCTGCCTTCCTCAAGCTGCACCGGTTTGAACAGTTATGGCGAAGACGCCTTCTACGCCGTGCCCATGGAGGCTGGTGAGGTCTTAAGGGTGAGCATGGAGGTCGCCAGCGGCTCGGCGATGCTCTACCTCCTTGAAGACTGCGCCGACGCCGAGGTCTCCTGCCAGTCGGCCAGCGGCATGGGCACCCGGAACGTTGTCGAATACGCCGCGGACAGCGCGCGCACCGTGTATGTGGGGGTGGATACGACCTTCTACTCCTCGGTGCTCTATACCCTGGACTTTGAGCTGGGCCCGGCGGAGTGCGTGCCCGGCCAGAACGTCTGCGAAGACGGTGACACGCTGAAGGTCTGCGACGGGCTGGGTCGCTTTGAGGAGCAATCCTGCTACTTCGGCTGTGCGTCGGGCGCGTGCCTGCCGCCTCCCAACGACACCTGCGTGGAGGCCATCGACGCCACCGAGGGCATCAGCTTCGTGGCGGATCTGGGCGCGTACACCCCCCTCTACTCCCCGGAGGCTGCGTCGAGCTGCACCGGCAGCGAGGAGCTCGGGCCGGAGGCGGTCTTCTCGGTCGACGCCCAGGCCTATGAGCGCATCATCGTGGCGATGCTCTCCGATCAGACGGACCGGTCGCTGTGGATCAGCCAGGGTTGCGCGATCGAAGGCGACGGGGGCGGTGAGTGTGTTGCCGGCGTGCGCGGCTCGGCCGCTGGCGAGGTGCAGGTGATCGAGTTCCTGGCGCGCGAGCCCGGCCGCTACTTCATCTACGCCGACGCCGGCGCTCCGGCTGCCACTGGCGAGTTCAGCGTGGATATCTGGGTCGAGAGCCCTCAGTGCCAGGCCAGTGAGACCATCTGCTTCGATCCGCAGACCCTGGGCGTCTGCAACGAGGAGCGCAGCGGCTTTGTCGACTACCCCTGCGATGGTGGCTGCCTCGACGGCGCCTGCGCCGCCCCGCGCGGTGATATCTGCGAGGATCGCGTTCCCCTGAGCACCTCCGGCACCATCACAGGCGACCTCTCCACGCTCACCAACACCCTCAACCTGGCCTACCCCAGCTGCACCGGCTTCGACACCCCGGGCCCCGAGGCCCTCTTCGAGGTGACCCTGGAAGCTGGCGAGCGCATGGATGCCGTCGCCCGCAACATGGAGGGGGCTCAAGCCGACCTCGCGCTCTATATCCTCGAGCACTGTGGCGACGCCAACAGCTGCCTCGCCGGCCAGGACGCCTTCGGCCCCGTCGACGAGACGCTGAGCTTCACCGCCCCCGAGGCCGGCACCTACATCCTGGTGGTCGACAGCTACGACGCCGAAAGCGCCGGAGCTTTCGAGCTGGAGGCCACCTTCTTCTAA